The Vulcanimicrobium alpinum sequence GGTGACGCCGCAGCCCCAGAACACCGGCACATCGCCGTCTTCGAGCACCGGCGCGTCGCCGTACTCGGGATGCATCAGATCGTCGATCCCCAGCTGCGCCGGATCGCCCCAGGCGACCGGCTCGCCGTGCGCGACGCGGAACGGGCGCGTCACCTCGCGGACGCGCTCGATCTCGTGCTCCTTGTACGGCCGCATGCTCACGACCATCATCCCGCGCAGGCGGCCGGCGGAAGCGAGCGGGACGCGGGTGCGATACATCGGGACGTTGCGGTCGAGCGCGTAATGCCGCGGCGCGAGCCCCGCCTCGCTCAGCGCGTGGTCGAACGTGAACGAGCAACCAATCAGAAACGCGACGAGCTCGTCGCTCCAGAGCGCACGCACGTCGCGCGGCTGTTCGGTCAGTTCGCCGTCGCGCCACACGCGATACCGCCCGAGATCCGTGCGCAGGTCGGCACACTCGGCGCTGCGCGGCGCGTGCGCACCCGGTGCGAGCGGCGCTTCCACCAGCGGACACGGCACCGGGTTGCGCGCGCACAGGTCGGCGAGCTCGCCGGCGTACGCACGCGGGACGACGACGAGGTTGGCCTGCACGTAGTCGGGCGCCAGACGTTCCGTCGGGCCGGCGAGCG is a genomic window containing:
- a CDS encoding putative hydro-lyase; amino-acid sequence: MTAAEVRAAIRDGTLAGPTERLAPDYVQANLVVVPRAYAGELADLCARNPVPCPLVEAPLAPGAHAPRSAECADLRTDLGRYRVWRDGELTEQPRDVRALWSDELVAFLIGCSFTFDHALSEAGLAPRHYALDRNVPMYRTRVPLASAGRLRGMMVVSMRPYKEHEIERVREVTRPFRVAHGEPVAWGDPAQLGIDDLMHPEYGDAPVLEDGDVPVFWGCGVTPQSVIVASRVPFAITHEPGHMFVTDRLHDECARNHRSVAAAPS